In the genome of Phaseolus vulgaris cultivar G19833 unplaced genomic scaffold, P. vulgaris v2.0 scaffold_14, whole genome shotgun sequence, one region contains:
- the LOC137816957 gene encoding uncharacterized protein, with product MGDKKKKAQMFVKLVSAAGTGFFYVKRKPRQFTEKLEFRKFDPRVNRHVLFTEAKMK from the coding sequence ATGGGTGACAAGAAGAAGAAGGCTCAGATGTTTGTAAAACTAGTGTCTGCTGCCGGCACTGGATTCTTCTATGTTAAGAGGAAGCCAAGGCAGTTCACAGAGAAGCTTGAATTTCGAAAATTTGATCCCAGGGTTAATCGTCATGTTCTGTTTACAGAGGCTAAGATGAAGTGA